The Podospora bellae-mahoneyi strain CBS 112042 chromosome 7, whole genome shotgun sequence genome includes a window with the following:
- a CDS encoding hypothetical protein (EggNog:ENOG503P722; COG:S), with translation MGLEKVSDDQLLMRECKGERECDTAIYIKMLLLPPSRSNFFFPPHTQANKQTSKQALLQPSCTSTTHLNSNQTAKMKFTFAIAAAIFTGLVSALPAKEVESRQVPYIPCSGIYGSAQCCATDVLGLVNLDCGQPPETPTDADTFSAICSAIGQRARCCALPVLDQGVLCNTPAGVQP, from the exons ATGGGCTTGGAAAAAGTTAGCGATGACCAGCTATTGATGCGGGAGTGCAAAGGGGAACGGGAATGCGACACTGCCATCTATATAAAGATGctgcttctccctccctctaGATCAAACTTCTTCTTTCCTCCACACACTCAAGCAAACAAGCAAACAAGCAAACAAGCTCTGCTACAACCTTCCTGcacttcaacaacacatcTCAACTCAAAtcaaaccgccaaaatgaagTTCACTTTCGCCATCGCCGCTGCCATCTTCACTGGCCTCGTCTCTGCCCTCCCTGCCAAGGAGGTCGAGTCTCGCCAAGTGCCCTACATCCCCTGCAGCGGCATCTACGGCTCGGCCCAGTGCTGTGCTACCGACGTTCTCGGTCTTGTGAACCTCGACTGCGGCCAGC CCCCCGAGACTCCCACCGACGCTGATACCTTCAGCGCTATCTGCTCGGCCATCGGCCAACGTGCCCGCTGCTGCGCTCTCCCTGTC CTCGACCAGGGTGTCCTCTGCAACACCCCTGCTGGCGTCCAGCCTTAA